ATCCTCCATCACCGGGATATTATGGTTTTTGCCCAAGATTACCAATTCTTCGAGGCTAACTTCGGCGACGAATCCAACCACCCTGAAATTGCTGGTGTGTACCTTGAGCAGGAGAGCGGTTTCTGGAGTTATGGCTCTTTCATAATCATGGATGTAAGTCTTATTTGTTGTTCCCACTTCAATCAAGGTGGCTCCACTTTGACGCATAACATCGGGTATCCTGAAGGCCCCGCCTATTTCAACCAACTCTCCTCGGGAGACGATAACCTCTTTGCCACAGGCCAAGGTATTTAGGGCTAAAAGTACGGCACCAGCATTATTGTTGACTACCATACCCGCCTCCGCTCGGGTGAGCGTACATAAAATGTCCTCTACATGCTCATAGCGGGAGCCTCGCTCGCCCTTTTTCAGATCGAACTCCAGATTGGAGTAGTTCTTCGCCACGCTGGTGAGAGCATCCACGGCTTCGGGAGCAAGAATGGACCTACCGAGATTTGTATGGATAACCACTCCCGTAGCGTTGATCACCTTCCTCAAATGAGGATGCATGACCTCTTTCACCAATTTGGTGATTAAAGGAACCAAATCCCCCGGCTTAAGCTGCAAATTCTCGAGCTCCACGGGATCCTTACTTGAGAGTATTGTCTGCCTAAGCTCCTGTAATACCGTGCGGATAGCTTCTACGACTACTGAGCGGGGATAGTTTTTCATCAGATCTTGAATTGGCGACAATTGTAGCACTTCATCGACGGCCGAGAGGCGGCGAAGGTACTCCTCCCTTTTCAAGATATTTCTCCTCCTTTTTCAAAAGCAAATACTGAATTCTCCAAGCAAGGAGAGATTCCTCTAGATAATTATACACCTTAAAACTCAGATCCTGACATTTATTATCCAAAGAGGAAATAAAAGGAAAAAGGAGAAAAAGAGAGTAAACGATGGGAGGCAATGCGGTGAAGATAAAAGGATTCTCTGGGGTAGAGAAGAAAGTTGCTACGTTAATCGCAGTTTCAGTCTTCTGTCTCATCCTCTCCGGTTGCATTATTACGTTTACCTTCGAAACG
This genomic interval from Actinomycetota bacterium contains the following:
- the selA gene encoding L-seryl-tRNA(Sec) selenium transferase translates to MKREEYLRRLSAVDEVLQLSPIQDLMKNYPRSVVVEAIRTVLQELRQTILSSKDPVELENLQLKPGDLVPLITKLVKEVMHPHLRKVINATGVVIHTNLGRSILAPEAVDALTSVAKNYSNLEFDLKKGERGSRYEHVEDILCTLTRAEAGMVVNNNAGAVLLALNTLACGKEVIVSRGELVEIGGAFRIPDVMRQSGATLIEVGTTNKTYIHDYERAITPETALLLKVHTSNFRVVGFVAEVSLEELVILGKNHNIPVMEDLGSGVFVELSQYGLSHEPTVQECIKAGADVVTFSGDKLLGAPQAGIILGKKEFISKMKKNPLTRALRVDKLTLAGLESTLRIYLDPAGAAERVPTLAMILASPSELERRARKLAEKLGQRVGTAFNIEIQEEISKVGGGALPLEELPTWVVAITSKKFPTADLEDKLRRSEPPIVARVKEDKVLLDMRTIRPQEIGEIVDAFASIDKG